In Limanda limanda chromosome 3, fLimLim1.1, whole genome shotgun sequence, the sequence GAGAAAACATGCATTAGTGGGAGTTGAATGAAACTGCTAATCAGCTCCTAAAGAGACCAATCAGAAGGGTTTGTTTGCATCGTTCACGCGCCCTTGTGTGTAAGGACATGAAGTCGTGGACATGTGCAGACGCTACAGATGTTGAGATGGAGAAGAGATATCCAGGGGTTTCCTATTTTTGGCAGGAACCTAAGCCGAGCAGATCTCCAGCAGACGGAGCCACTTTTAGCAAATGGAAGACATAAGTGACTATGTACAGGGAAAGCAGTGTCTTCACTAATACTGTACTTTCACAAATTCCAGCCTAGTCACACTGACTCAACGTCTGtcacagaaacaaactgagAGGAGACGACAACAACGTCCCAAGTCCTTGACACGGACATGTTATGTGCACTGATGGCTATCAGCGATCTGGACTTATTGGAGCATGAACATCACCAGCCCAGACAGTGAATCATTAGTCTAGTGTCACATTGCATTCATCAGTTTGACGTCAATATGAAACCAACCAACCTCGCAGCCTTATGGTAAATGACAAATACAAGGTTTTTGGTGCCTAAGGAGACGAGGGGGGTGTGATGCTGTGTCGGTTTGGGGGTCATCGGAATCTACATGCAACCTTGACTGAAAAGACCAAACATTTAAGTCTTGTTTTGCGATACACACAGGGGCGGATCCAGATTTGGGGCCAGGGGGGCAGGTACACAATGTCCTTGAACGAGGAACAAGTTTCAAAATCTGTTCAATGAACGCCAACacaattgggtccggactttctcgGGAGCTGGCCTTTGTCAAAGGAACAAggctcagacgtgttcacaacaacacaggacTGGCCGGAGTGTTAACGTGACGGGTGGCACAACGGGCATGGGCAGGAAGTAACGCATCAATTCTGCTCCGGGgttcacatttttgtttacagaaCATCGACACTGCCGTTGagtcttatcaccaaaagctctattgacatctttgtcaaggtcttctacgtgtgtgtcaTCTGCTGAGTTCACACATCTACTTCTCCTGGACTTCTACAGACATTATATTAGTAGGTCATGCGAATGAAGTCCAATGAAACTAAGGAGCGTCTCACTGAGACACCTGCGTTCACTCATGCATctcctctggagaatgtcaggagattatccaaagttcagtgcatgtctgaaagcagcttcagacatttgcgttctcacctATGGAGAATGTCAGTaaattatccggagttcagtgcatgtctgaaagcagcttcaaacatttacattctcacagacagactctctggagaatgtcaggagattattcggagttcagtgcatgtctgaaagcagcttcagacatTAGCGTTCTCACAGACaacccctctggagaatgtcaggagattatctggagttcagtgcatgtctgaaagcagcttcagacatTAGCGTTCTCACAGACaacccctctggagaatgtcaggagattatctggagttcagtgcatgtctgaaagcagcttcagacatttgcattctcacagacagcccctctggagaatgtcaggagattatccggagttcagtgcatgtctgaaagcagcttcagacatTAGCGTTCTCACAGACAGActctctggagaatgtcaggaaattatccggagttcagtgcatgtctgaaagcagcttcaaacatttgcattctcacagacagcccctctggagaatgtcaggagattatctggagttcagtgcatgtctgaaagcagcttcagacatttgcattctcacagacagcccctctggagaatgtcaggagattatccggagttcagtgcatgtctgaaagcagcttcagacatTAGCGTTCTCACAGACaacccctctggagaatgtcaggagattatccggagttcagtgcatgtctgaaagcagcttcagaatTTTGCTTTCTACagacagcccctctggagaatgtcaggagattatccggagttcagtgcatgtctgaaagcagcttcagacatTTACGTTCTCACAGACAGCCCCTtcggagaatgtcaggagattatccggagttcagtgtgtgtctgaaagcagcttcagacatttgcattctcacagacagcccctctggaaaatgtcaggagattatccggagttcagcgcatgtctgaaagcagcttcagacatTTGCTTCCTCACagacagcccctctggagaatgtcaggagattatccggagttcagtgcatgtctgaaagcagcttcagacatTAGCGTTCTAACAGACAGActctctggagaatgtcaggagattatccggagttcaaagcatgtctgaaagcggctTCAGACTTTTGCATTCTCACagacagcccctctggagaatgtcaggagattatccggagttcaaagcatgtctgaaagcagcttcagacatTAGCGTTCTAACAGACAGActctctggagaatgtcaggagattatccggagttcaaagcatgtctgaaagcggctTCAGACTTTTGCATTCTCACAGACAGCttctctggagaatgtcaggagattatccagagttcagtgcatgtctgaaagcggtttcagacatttgcgttctcaccgacagcccctctggagaatgtcaggagataatccggagttcagtgcatgtctgaaagcagcttcagacatTAGCGTTCTAACAGACAGActctctggagaatgtcaggagattatccggagttcaaagcatgtctgaaagcggctTCAGACTTTTGCATTCTCACAGACAGCTTCTCTGGAGAacgtcaggagattatccggagttcagtgcacgtctgaagcgtccttactgaatcaggatgGATGTCTCTCATACAGTTGCCCTCTCTGAGTGCATCTAGAACAATCCTAGATATCTAGAGTCCTCTGGCTGTATAAAGAAGTGAAGTACTCACAGTCTCCGGGTCGTTCTCGAACACCTCCCTGGCCTCCTCCTTGCTGCACCTCTCCTCCACGCACTCCCTCTCCAGGTGGCCCTGCTTCGTCTCCTCGAACACTTGGTTGGCTCTCCGGTGTCTGCTCAGGAACTGGTTCGCCTCCTTGGGGGACAAGGAAACtaaaaatagaagaagaagaagaggaaaactaAATACACGGTGTTCATAAAGGCAGCAGGGGGCAAGGAAGGGGTCAAACATCTGCGgctccacaaaaacaaaacattggaGTTGAGGTTGCGACACATCAGCAGTTGATGACTTTGATAAATCAGCTGCAACACAAATGTCAAAGGGGGAATTAGCAGGGTTAGCTAGCCACCTAGCATGTGGGTGTTTACTTACTGCCGTGGGAGCAGCGGACccccagcagcaggagcagcacgGCGGCCGGGGAGAGGCACTTCTCCGGGGTCAGCCGCATTGTTCAGCCGCTGTGTCTGCGCCGAGCTCCGGAAACTTTCTCCTGTTGTCCCggtccctgcctcctcctcctccttcttctcctccggttctcctctgtgtctctctcccccaaAGCGTCTCTCAATGTCCCCCCTGTCCGCTCCCGAGGACACACTGCAGGTATTCAGGTGGATCCCGTTCAGGTTGCGGGCTGAAGTGTGCGGTGCTTCTCACGCATTCACTACCATCGACCTCGGTTTCTCTTTGACTCTCACTTGCGGTTCAGCTCGTCCCCCATGGCGGGCTTTCCTGAAGTGTCCCGagcctcctgtctgtctgtgtgtgtctgtgtgtgtgtgtgtgtctccggtgcTCGGTGCTCCTCTGTGGCCGGACTCGGTCTGCACTGCCTGGGCTGCAGCTGCCTCGGGAGGGGGAGTGACTGTGGGCAGGAGCAGCCCCACTGCTACCACTCAGGGCCGGAGCCACCTCCAAGCAGGGGTCCTGGGGCAGCAAATGTGTGGTTGGGCCCCCCACCACAGataacttgtttttaaaaagtagaaaactgaggggaaaaaaataccaaacaaGGTAACTTATTCCTGATTCTCAAGTGGTGGCAGAGAGAGCCACAGAAATTCACATTCTTGTCATTTTAACAAAAATTTGCATTAGCTGAcaccaaagcgacttacaatcaGTGCATTCAACACTCAACGCACTTCAATTAAGAAATGATGTAGATTTAATATTCATCCAATTCTGTGTGATTTGTTTTAATGCCACTATACGTAGATTGGTGTATAGGTATTTATCCCCTTCCTTCctgcagccaccaggtggcgatgagaaaccttggcttcacttttggagagcCATCATGTGTCATCCGTCTTTATGTAAAGTGTATGGTTGCAGTATTAAAGTTATTTGGAATGTACAATAACAcaattgaatacaataaaagacAACGTATGCtaagatataatatatattgcaTTGATTGATTTGAATGAAAGTATAATTAGTGACTGGTGTGTGGACTCATTGTTCAGTATGTTGGACTATCAAGCATTAGtatcactttattttaaaaccaggtACAAATATAAAGTGACTACCTTTAAGTCATTTTAAATACAATGCCATTACTTTTCATGTCATCCTCTACAGGTCTGCTCACCATCCTCCATAGGAGCCTGAGAAGCTTTATTGACATTAGGTGTGCCACCCTGTGAAACTCTCTCCAGATCCGCAATGCCTCATCTCTGGATTCTTTAAAAAGCTCCTTAAAATCCACCTGTACACAAAGGCTTTTTACTTCTAATTTCATTTGCTATTATTTTCTGACCTTGgctagtttaaaaaaataataattcttaaCTCTTTGAAGCGGCCTTGGGTACATTGAAAGGTGCAATATAAAAAAGACCCTTTCTTGACTGGCCTTGGTTCTGGCGCGAGGGCAGAAATGTAAACAGTATTAAAATTCAACAGCATCAAAATGAGATAGCTTGgctcagttttattttaacaaacaaacaacaatgaacACCTACATTTAAGTTATATATTAAAGATGGCCTGTTTTATATACAAGTCAAATAGTGTACACAGGAGAACTCTGAAGATGAAGACAGAAATAGAAGAACAGCTGAGGTTTTTACAGCCACAATGAGAGGTGTCTACATCTGGTGACAACAATGGTGGGTTCTGGGAACGACTAAATCATAACACATGTTTCTTAGGGATAATGATTCAATCAAGAAATTGGAGCAGAGTTGGATCGAAAGCCAGGAGGCTCCACTTACTCCTCTGTGGTTTTCCCCGCCACAACCAACCTGCACAATTTCAGCTGGTTTTCTCCAGATGTCTTCCTCAATGAGACCAAAGTGAAAGAGAATTTAGACATCGTACTATGATTCAACAGTAAGGAGAAAAAAGATGCAGGTGGTCTCACAGCCTGGTCCAATGTGACCATTTGTTTATTCCTCTACACAAACATCACCCATCTCTTGCTCAACACACGGGAAGTGCACTACAGAGCTCAGCTCTATTTCAAAGCCTCTTGGAAAGAATTGAATTCATTGCAACAAAGTGCTATGACTACGTCATCCAGTTTCTGAGTAGGTCACTGGCAAGCCAGCTTTCACTGTGCCTCActaagaaaaacaagaacacaaaaaaaactgaacgaAATGCTCCCAGAACAGGAGCAATAATACTGTATTTACCAAAAGCTTAAAATAAACCGATCTGAGAAAGTCGACAAAAATGACTATAACCATCTACCTCTATTTCCTCTTCTTGCCATTTCTCAAACCCCGCTCCCCCCGCCATCCCATATATATCTCTCATTCCAAAATATCCCAGGAAGTGGCCACTGTGGGACGCTTCCAAAAGTgacactgcagttaattaaggTCACTTTCTGTACGGGTGCGGTGGTTCATGTTGGATTTCGgggggagagaagggaggacaGGAATGACTCTTGATACTGTTGTGTTTGCCGAGAGCCTCGTCGAAGTCCAGCTGGCGGCCTTTGACAGAGATGTCCATGCAGCCGTGGTAAAACGCCGTCACAGGGGTGGCAGGTAACGGGACTTCGtcttaggagagagagagagaatgtgacaGTCAGTGAGAATGACAACAATGAGAGATGGAGAATAACACAGCCCTGACCAAGGTCAAAACATGGTATAATAACAAAAAGTAACAATAGAAGCCAGCGTACATTTCACAATTGGGGAGAACAACCTTGTCTTGGGATTTTTTCCTTGAATATGAAATCTAAAACTCACTCTATTAAGATGTTTATAAGATGGAACGAGTTGGACTTGACCCTTTACCTCTCAAAGATTAAAGTTAACAAACACCGATGAAAACATAGCCTACTTGGCAGAGTTATAATAGTAACCTTGAATGTTCCAGCCCCCCCACCAGGACAGACTGACATCACTGAATTACTTTGTTTATTCATACAATCAAGAACATATCTATGAGTGTTCAGGGGGGATAAATCAACTTAGGACAACGTTTTGGCAATGTGAGTCTTTTGGTGGCTTCATCACTTTGGTCCGGactgaaatgtctcaacaactATTAAATTGATTTATGTAAACATTTGTACAGATGTTCATGTTCTTCAATTTTAATTTAGTGACATCTCTGCGACAGTTCCCACACGTTGGCCACATTACATTTTACAGCTGATATATATTTTGCTCAAAGTTAACTTGTACTTGTTGCTCTGACGTACCTGGTATCCCACCAATGTATGTGCTGATGGGTTTCTGCATGGTGGTGTTGAGGCGCTCCAGTGCCACCTGCAGGGCGTCAGAGGCCATGTACGTAACCGTGGAGGAGTTGGCTGAGATTTGGATTTCTGTGGGAGTCACactcagctgcagtgtcagccGCTCAGGATAACACAACATCAGTGAGTCCAGCTTCGCCACGGAGACACCGTCCAAGAACACTTGCAGGTCCTGGAGAATGGAGGGCAAACACATCGCAAAGTTTAACTTATCTTAACTTTAAGATAGATATGAGCTGATTTGTGAACAAAATTAACTCACAGCCTCTCCTTCACCCTTCGTTACTACAGCGACCGATAGGGGGACAATGTTATTGGAGACAAGAGCAAAGAGGACGCCTGTGCTGCTGGACGGACGTATATTCAGCTTTATATCCACTTTCCAGCTTCCAGAATCAccttgttaaacacacacatacacacagagaaacacaatttAGTTGCATATATTTTGTCAGGTTGgacatttagaaaaaacatgtaaatccCATGATTCTAGCTTTacttaattaaaacattttctaaaaatcatAGGGTTGCAACGCTGAAGAAAGTCTGTCTTCCTAAAGCCATGATGAGTTCTGTCATAATGTGAAATGATATGGACTATATTGTCCATGCTGGTTCTACATTGTACCTGTGTGGGTCTGTTCTAGAGTCCCGaaacaagtgaaataaaataatatgtattAAGGAAAACTAAAAAGGATTTAAAGTAATCttttctgcattatttattCTGGAATATAAAAGTTTTTGTATCGGTACATATCTGCAAACATACACAATGATACcaatgtgtctgtgaaaggTTATTTTTTCTCGGCCAACAACCAAAATCGGTCGGGCTCTTGTCTGCACTTCTACATAAAATAAGTCTTTGTTCAAAATCCACCAGGACAATCTGGTGTGGAACATTTAGCTTCTTAGTTCATCAATTTCCCTCCCACTCCAAAAAAGAGGCATGTTTGTTAACATCTCTCTTTGAATCAAAGCACTAAGCACAAATAGGGATTAATAATGTATAACTTAACTTACTCACTGTAGTCAATGTTGAAGTGTGCCAGTCCTGCCCCAGTGAAGAAAGACCCTCGTTCCACATACACAAAGCAATGTTTACTCTTCTTCTCCTGGATGACCTCCTTCACCCCAGATGCTCCTTGATTCATCAAGTTCCAGCCCCTGATGCAGCCGTCCAGTCGAGGGTTGatctgacagaaacacagagtgcagCAGTTTGGGATTTCTGGACTAAAGCCCAGTATCTTAGTCAACACTTTATCCAGATTGTTATTTTAGCATCCACCATGTCAGCTGGGTGATTcagtagagtgtgtgtgtagcttaCAGGTTTGATGATGTTGTCTGTGCGGTTGGGCAGACAGGCGATGTAGACCTTGGTCTCCAGTTTGCCATTAACTGAAGTAAAGAGCCTCTCGGGGCTGTTGATGCTCATCACAGCTTCCTTGCTGATCTTCACACTGATGCTGCTTTCCAGTTCATCCACAGAGATCTGGATGTAACACATGATACTTTACTCAACACAGTTTGAAACTACAACGCACAGTTATCACAACAAAACTCCACTTTTAACAATTCAGTTTACTGAATTTGTGAACTATAGCTCTTTCTCACCACATGCCACTGTCCATCATTTATGGCTTTTCCTCCGCTGGTGACCTTGAACGTGTGCTGGTTCTTGAACTGGACTTCGATGCGCCCGTCCCTCAGCCCCAACATGAACCATGAGTCCTGCGAGGACTCGGCATACAGAACAACTCCCTCGGGGTCGAATGTGCGGAAGTCAAACTCTGCTGCAAACCTAACGACATCAGCAGACAGAAATATCAATTCACACACTATGAATGTAACTGCATCGTCTCTATGAATGCTTTAGCATGTTTTCACTAACAATCTTCGAACcaacatttgttttacatttatggACATTTGAGTTGGTTTTGTATTTGTcgacttctacttctactttttTATTGCATTTCCATACAATGACAACTGACATAGAAGATGCCTACTGTAATTAATCATAGATCTCGACCATCAAGTCTAGTGAACTatattatggggacttgtcttcatAAAGGGGACATAAAGCAATTTCACATAACATAAGAATATTTGATTTTAGGTTGAGGTTAAGGTTAGGCAAAATTAACACGTTgacttgactgtgtgtgtgtgtgtgtgtgtgtgtgtgtgtgtgtgtgtgtgtgtgtgtgtgtgtgtgtgtgtgtgtgtgtgtgtgtgtgtgagatatatAGACTCACTTTGTGTTCTCCGGCAGACGGAAAAGCAGGAAGATGACCGGCAGGCCTGAGAAATGCTCCCCCAGGTAGAGCATCTCTGAGTGTTTGTGGTCGTACAGGTCCACACAAACAGGGATTCTCTCACAGAACCGGTGATTCTCAACCAGACGTAAGCCCTGGCGACCATCACAGTGACACGCAAAGCTGCCCACTGTGTTTATACATGTGCCGTCACACATGCTCCACTCACACTCGTCTACATCTGCAGcagtgggaaaaaaagaaacatgagcATGCAGTGATGTTCGGCTCAAGTGTCTGTGGCAGCTGGTTGATGGAAGTAGTCTTAGACCCTAGGTGGTCAAACAGGAGCAATAAAATGAAGTCTCACCATTGCAGGTTTTGGAAGTGAAGTTGTATTTAAATCCCAGCGGACACTGGCACTCATATATCCCAGGCGTGTTGACACATTTAGCTCGTTTTCCACAGATACTGGGATACATGAGGCACTCGTCGATATCTGGAAAACAGTGACAATGGACACATTGTCTGGTGAGAATTTGTACTATGATATATCTGAGTGCTGATTTATACAACAAAAATCATCAAGCTGCATTTTGACAGCTTTCTTTTCATGCAGATTTTGGACACCTGCATATTGTTGGAAAAGCGACAAGAGCATTGTCCCATAATGGAGTGCAGAGACTGTTTCGGGATCGAGGAAGCTGCTGAATATTATTACTTTATACTTCAGATGATTCTTATCCATCGGTAAATATCTTCGGGGAAACTTCTGATCGGTCCCTGAATCATAAAGAACTATCTTCAGTAAGGAAAAACAAGGAATACTGCAATACATAGTCCAGCCTCACAGAGGCCAGATCTCAACGCCTGAGAAGACACGAAGAGACAATAGGATTtaggttttcagttttttgcaCAGTTTTTGCTGCTTCTGACTTCATTCCCTGGTTTTCTGCTGTGTGTTATAGTGAATGCTAAATGCTGCTAACACTTATCGCTAGAAAATAAATCTCTGGTCTTACTCTTCACCATTTCAGTTtgagctgtttgtttgtattattttctgtAACTGAGTAACCGACAACAAATAGACaacctacttcctgtttacacacacTCTGGGTATGTGTATAGTCATGTGATATATGTTTTCAGGTGTTCTTCCAGTTCACCAATCTCTCACCAATTCATCTAAACACCTGGGCTCCAGAGTCTTATCCATAACAAGACATGGCATTTTATAAGGACAGGCTCCACCAAATTGAAATGCGTCGGCCCACCACTCGGCCTTTGTTTGGGAACAGTCTTACTTCCACCTGTTCGTACAAATCTGACCCCTGTTGTTTTTGCCTTTGCTTAGGATAACATACGGTTTGTGCCTTTGCAATAACCTCCCTCACTCAGCCAGCCCCCTCTGCCATGTGGTCATGTTTGAACTTTTGTCATCACGCTCACTTGACTGGATGTGTACTCTGAGTAGCAAAATGGTTGGATTATCAGAACCCGGGACATTCTCCGTATAGATTCGTTCATTCTGGTTCAGAGTTCCTGTGCAAACGACTAACActtagtttgatttgtttgtgcacAACCCTCTTTATGGTCTTGTATCTCTTAAATCCTATCAAAAAAATAGGAGAAGGTAAATTGACCAAATTGACTCAGTCTATGTTTGTCAAGACTTTGAACTCCATGAGCATTTAACCCACTCGaagacaaacactgactcaacacaaaaGAGGACAGACAGTTCGGTTGTAACAGCTCATAGAAATGAGACTGGTAAAAAAACAAGGGCCAATCTTTTTAGATGTTAAAAGTTTTTCACATTCAGGTCAAATCTggtcagctttaaaaaaaatcacaaatacTCCGGGCCCCGGGGACGACAGCTGGGAGAGCAGTTTTGTTATGAAGTGCGCAGGGTTCCACCGTCCagatgaatacatttaaaaaactaaacttaTCAAAAAGAATAATACactgtacagaaacatatgttttCTCAGCTGCTTAGTCCGACTAAATGTTCCTCTTCCATGTTGACAGTACCACAGCTGGATGTCTTTATATATGTGACATAAGCTAAAgccacttatacacacacatagataggATTCATGGACTTTGCGTACCGATCCGATACAAATGCATTTAAAGAAGTACCAACTTCTTTAAGGTATTTTTACAGCTTTCTGTTACTATGTTGCTCTTTTTCTTGTGAGACTTTCAGCATGAAATATCTCAAAATTGCTGACATTTCAGCTAGTTCTGGCTAAAGCTACTCTACCGGAATTAACTTCTTGTTCTCCAATCTAAGAAAAGGATTCACCAGTGTAAGCACAGAGGAATAGttataaagaagaaaaagtgatTTCCAGAAAAAGAATACAGCAGTTGTATGTGCTTTTAAGATGTGGTATTGTCAGCATTTTTCCGTAGGCATTTCTGATGCTGCTATCTGTATCAGAATCTATATCTCTAATTAAACTTTAACATAACACAATGAAGTCTTACCCACGCAGTTGATTTTGTCATTGATGAAGTAGCCCTCTTCACACAGGCAGTAGAAACTGCCGGGGACGTTGATACATTTTTGATTACATCCCCCTGGAAATTCAGGATCTGAACACTCATCGATGTCTGTCAACACATCACACAGAACGCCTCAGCATTTCTAACAGCGAAATATATC encodes:
- the pros1 gene encoding vitamin K-dependent protein S: MWRRKKRPLGETLACLVFLVTLVDAHRFLSQTSASQFLRRHRRANSLFEESKKGNMERECIEELCNKEEAREIFENEPETEYFYPKYVVCLGSHRVGINNHNSDSSIPADLRTCVNEISNQCTPYPCYKEGTESCQDGQATFTCVCKPGWKGVRCEDDIDECSDPEFPGGCNQKCINVPGSFYCLCEEGYFINDKINCVDIDECLMYPSICGKRAKCVNTPGIYECQCPLGFKYNFTSKTCNDVDECEWSMCDGTCINTVGSFACHCDGRQGLRLVENHRFCERIPVCVDLYDHKHSEMLYLGEHFSGLPVIFLLFRLPENTKFAAEFDFRTFDPEGVVLYAESSQDSWFMLGLRDGRIEVQFKNQHTFKVTSGGKAINDGQWHVISVDELESSISVKISKEAVMSINSPERLFTSVNGKLETKVYIACLPNRTDNIIKPINPRLDGCIRGWNLMNQGASGVKEVIQEKKSKHCFVYVERGSFFTGAGLAHFNIDYSDSGSWKVDIKLNIRPSSSTGVLFALVSNNIVPLSVAVVTKGEGEADLQVFLDGVSVAKLDSLMLCYPERLTLQLSVTPTEIQISANSSTVTYMASDALQVALERLNTTMQKPISTYIGGIPDEVPLPATPVTAFYHGCMDISVKGRQLDFDEALGKHNSIKSHSCPPFSPPEIQHEPPHPYRK